The Candidatus Binatia bacterium genome segment GCACCGAGGATCGGCGCCGGTCCACGCGGCCCGTTCTCGTATCCACTCACGCGGAACTGGTGGCCACTGTAAGGCACCCGCCCCATCTCGGCGTGCTCGTACTCCCGGTGGAAACCCCGATGCCGGAGCTGTGGGTCGACCATCAGATCGCTGCTCCGCTGCACGCGGCCCGCGGGCACGCCGGCAGCAAGGAGCCCATTCATGACCTCGTGGCCATCCCGCCCCTTCGTCCACCGCGCGATGTGATCATCGATCTCGTCGTGCGCAGCGAGACGCCCCGCCCCGTCGTTCAGGCTCGAGTCCATGGCCCAATCCGGATCCCCCAGAGTCGCACGCAGCAAACGCCACTGCGCATCGGTCTCGACCGCGATGGCGCACCACTGATCCTCACCGGCGCACGGGTAGACGCCCTGCGGTGCGGCATCCTTCGCCCGGTTTCCGTTGCGCGAGTACATCTCGCCGGTCGCCTGTCTGGACATCATCTCCGGCGCGAGGAACTGAAGCGCGGCCTCCATCTGGCCCAGGTCGATGTATCGCCCCTCGCCGGTTCGTCGCTGATGGTCGATCGCCGCGAGCAAGGTCGCCGTGAGGAAGCGCGGCGCGACCGTGTCGGTGTAGGCATTCCACGGACCCGCCGGCGGGAGATCGGCCCATCCGGTGAGCTCGTAAAAGCCCGCAACGGCGGCGGCATGATACCCGTAGCCGGCCATGTGCGCGCACGGCCCGCTCTGGCCCATCAGACACGTGCTGGCCATCACCACACCCGGGTTTGCAGCCCGAGCCTGTTCGTAGCCGATGCCGAGGCGCGCCGCGGTGCCGGGAGTGAAGCTCTCCAGCACGACGTCCGCCCACTCGAGGAGCCTGCGACTCACCTGAGCCGCACTCTCGTTCTTCAGATCCAGCGCGAGGCCTCGTTTCGAGGTGTTGAACTCACCGAAGAAGTGCGAGCGATTCCAGCCCGGCTTCCCGCCGATGAACGGACCGGCGGTTCGCAGATCATCGGGCCGTGCTTGCGACTCGATGCGCACGACGTCGGCGCCGTGGTCGGCGAGATACTTCGCAGAGATCGGACCGACACCCACCCAGCTGAAGTCCGCAACCTTGAGCCCCTCGAGCGGAAGGGCACGCGGCTCGTTCACTTCGATTCGCGCTCGGGTTCGCGGCGAACGACTGAGCTCGGCGACGATCTCTTCCGTGTGCTCCCCGAGGAGGGGCGACGGTTGGCCCATCGACACCCCCGCGGTCTTCACGAACACACCAGGCACTTGCACTCCCTGGCCGGTGGGTAGCGTCCGCGGGACGAAGAACTGTCGGGCCTTCAGTTGATCGAAGTCGAGCAATTCATCGATGGTCTGCACCGGCGCCAGCGTCTGACCCATCTCGAGGCCGCGCCGAAATAGCTCGTCCTTGTCGTGCGCCGCGTAGAACCGATCGAAGACGTCGTAGAGTTCCTCACGCGTGACGGCGAACTCACCGCCGCGAAACACGCGATAGTCCCAGGTGGACCAATCCTCGCGGTCTGCGAACTCCTGGTCGACGACGCCACTCTCGAGCATCCACGGCAGAAGACCGAGAAAGCCGACCGCACGGCGGAGACTGACGATGTGGCCATCGCGAGAACGCTGAACCAAACGGAAGCCTACGGGACCGATCTGAAGGTTCGCCCCCTCGCGCTCGAAGTCCCTACCCTGGATTGCGTGCGCGACGGCCGCATTGAGCATCGTCCAGGTCATGGCGGTCTGCGCCGAAACGTCGACGAACACACCTTCGCCCGTCGTCCGCATTCGCGCATGGCCCAGGAGCGCCGCGACGGCAGCCTCGGCCCCGGCGTGTCGCCAGACCTGCGGAACGCTCAGACGAACGGGTGGCCGGCCGGGATCTCCCTGAACCGACATCGGTCCGCCGAGCGCCGCGATCGTGAGGTCGGCAGCCGGGTGGTCGGCGTACGGACCGTCGCTGCCGAACGGGGTCACGCGGACGTGCACGATCTGACGTTGGATCTTCCGGAGTTCGTCGTGGCCGAGACCGAGCCCGTCGAGCAGGCTCGGGGGGCCCGAATCCAAGACGAAGTCGCTGCCGCGGACCAGCTCGACGAACGCTGCGCGGCCCTCGTCCGACTCGAGATCCAGCTCGACCGAACGCTTGCCGCGGTTGTAGGCGGCGAAGCTGAGGCTGCGCTCCGCCTCCGGGCCGTCCGCGAGGAACGGGCCCGTGCGGCGGGCGTCGCTACCGCCGAGCGGCTCGACCCGGATGACGTCGGCTCCGAGGTCGCCGAGGATCATGCCCGCGATCTGGCCGCGGACGTCGGTGAGGTCTAGGGCGCGGTAGGGGGAGAGCATCGGGGTCTTCCTATATGGAAGCTGGGCCGAGCTCTATCAGGCTGACTCTAAGGGGCTAGTAGGAAGCGGGGCCACACTGAAATGTGTCCCCGCTTCCCTCTTCGATTTTTCCCCTTTGCCCCCGCCAGCTGACGGGGAGGTTCGGGCCTAGAACCTGTAGGAGATCTCGCCGCCCCAGGTGCGGGGGAGGCCGGGGAAGTTCACCAAAAAGCCGAAGGTGGAGACCGTCGGGGTCGACCAGTTGATGAAGGTCTCGTCAGTGAGGTTCTTGCCCCAGAGGGCGACCTGGGCGCGATCATCCCAGAAGGCGTACGAGAGGCGCGCGTTCAGGAGGTTGTAGCCGGACTGCACCGAGTCGGCGAGCTCGGGGCCGTTCAGGTGCACCATGCTCTGGTAGTACCACTCGAGGCGCGGCGTGAGCCAACCCTGCAGGATCTCGGCCTCATCAGCCCCTTCGATCAGCCACGAGTACTGGACGGCCAGGAAGCTCGTGAACTTCGGAACGTTGTTGAAGGTCTCGCCCGAGCGGTCGATCGACTGGTCGGTGAGATCGCTCACGGCGTTCGGGAAGTCGTCGTACGTCGCGTCCGTGTAGCCGATGTTGCCGGTGATCTGCAGACCTTCGACCGGGTACGCCTGCGCCTCGA includes the following:
- a CDS encoding CoA transferase; protein product: MLSPYRALDLTDVRGQIAGMILGDLGADVIRVEPLGGSDARRTGPFLADGPEAERSLSFAAYNRGKRSVELDLESDEGRAAFVELVRGSDFVLDSGPPSLLDGLGLGHDELRKIQRQIVHVRVTPFGSDGPYADHPAADLTIAALGGPMSVQGDPGRPPVRLSVPQVWRHAGAEAAVAALLGHARMRTTGEGVFVDVSAQTAMTWTMLNAAVAHAIQGRDFEREGANLQIGPVGFRLVQRSRDGHIVSLRRAVGFLGLLPWMLESGVVDQEFADREDWSTWDYRVFRGGEFAVTREELYDVFDRFYAAHDKDELFRRGLEMGQTLAPVQTIDELLDFDQLKARQFFVPRTLPTGQGVQVPGVFVKTAGVSMGQPSPLLGEHTEEIVAELSRSPRTRARIEVNEPRALPLEGLKVADFSWVGVGPISAKYLADHGADVVRIESQARPDDLRTAGPFIGGKPGWNRSHFFGEFNTSKRGLALDLKNESAAQVSRRLLEWADVVLESFTPGTAARLGIGYEQARAANPGVVMASTCLMGQSGPCAHMAGYGYHAAAVAGFYELTGWADLPPAGPWNAYTDTVAPRFLTATLLAAIDHQRRTGEGRYIDLGQMEAALQFLAPEMMSRQATGEMYSRNGNRAKDAAPQGVYPCAGEDQWCAIAVETDAQWRLLRATLGDPDWAMDSSLNDGAGRLAAHDEIDDHIARWTKGRDGHEVMNGLLAAGVPAGRVQRSSDLMVDPQLRHRGFHREYEHAEMGRVPYSGHQFRVSGYENGPRGPAPILGADSFEILTETLGFAAEAAAELIAAGAVA